Genomic DNA from Maylandia zebra isolate NMK-2024a linkage group LG17, Mzebra_GT3a, whole genome shotgun sequence:
GCTCCCAACCAATGACTGGTCCCAATTTTGACTCCAAGTCAGCACTTGACTCGATGACATGACCAGTAGAAATAGGTACACCAAGTTACACCAAATTACATCAAATTTTTCAATTTCTTCATTCCCTATTTAGTGGTGAAATTCCATTGTGGAAACAAATAACATTGGATTCACAGGGGGATGATAAATATGAAAATCAAAAGAATTATATGTATAGCTGTTGATAATCGCTGTATGTGTGACAATCTTCATGCATGTTCATGCTTACCCTATTGGGTACACACAATAACATACTTAATTGCTATTATTGTCTGCTCTACTCACCACAGTCtagcttttttgtatttaatggctcagtcacaccAGAGTAGATTGCAACCTCCCTAGAAACAATTGCAATTTCTTTGCTGTCAAAAACCAGTTGGAAGTAGTTGCTCTAACCAAGGTCACCCAGAGATTAAGCATGCAACTCCCTCAGCCGTCACCCTGTGCGTCATGCTGGCCCCGTCGTCGAAACAATCACTCGAAACAACCAAGTTCATTGCGCACCATACACAGTAATTTTGGTTGTGTTGCATTCTCCAACCACTGTTTTTCCTACTGTGATTGTAGCATAACAACCACAAAGATCATCCTGCTAGAGTACATATAGACATTATCGCAGATACACAAGGGAAATGTGGAGCATCTCACAAGTGCTTTATCCAAAGTTACTGTAAACATTTGGAAAAATAAGACATAAATCGTTTTTTGATCAACTTCCAGAGTTTGGTTTGAGAACTGTGGCACCTCTGTGTTTCATAGTAAAAAGTTGAAGTTAAAAGTTGCAAAAACATTTTACTTAAAACGACACGTCTCATGGGACACCTGGCGATCACTGAAACTACTACAAACCATAAATAACTGGAAAATTTGGTGCCATGcttaaatggttaaaacatttcaTCTGGTGGAGCCATTAAATAAAAAGTTAGGCAATTGCTTAAAAGTAGTTAGAATTTATTCTTTCAGTTTCATATCTACATCAAATTTATCATCTTCAAGAATAAGAAGAAATGACTGAGCAGAGTCTCTGGGGAATAACAATATCTGAAGAGAAATTTAGATTTAAGGGAAACATGTAATTTTTCTAACTACAGACGCCAAAGGAGCAATTGTAAACATCCCTTGCTATCCGAGTCAATAAAAAGATAATGTCTGTAACTGGCTTCCACAAACATTGACTTTATTGCTGTGCAAATAGAACTACTCAGTTGGAATGTTAGAGAGAGGTGTAGCCAGAGAGGTCTGAGAAATTAGCATTGTGAAAGTTGTGTAACATTAGGTAAACAAGCTCTTTCAGAGAACAGTGCAGTTCATGTTGGATGACTGCATCAGTTGTTCAGATTTGAGTTGTCACACTCACACTGACCTAAGGTAGGAAGTGACGCGCTTGTCATAGCAGTGAAGGGGGTGTGGTAGTTAAGCTATTGGATAAAGGgactgctgctgttgttaatCTTGAGACGGGGTTTAAGGTTCACCTAACACGCAAGTATGTGTTTGGAGAAAAAACTGTTGACTATTACTGCTGCAGTAATGAACAGGACAGAGTTACTCTGAGCAGCCAGTCATCTTCTGAGAGCAGAGTTACCAGCAATTTTCATCGGACTAAACACTGTTTACAGTCTGGTCTGTTTTAAACACAGGTCAAAATGAAGAGTCTGGTTGTGTATTGTGGACTCATCCTGGCATTTCTTTCGAGCTGCACAGAACAGGCCGGGGTAAAAGTAAGAGCTTTAAAATTCTTTCCCTACTTGGTCTGTCCTGCTTCTGTATTGTCAGTATTTAAGATGGATATTTAAACGAGGTTAAGACTCACTTTAAAACTGTTTCTTTGTATTGCTAGAGACAGGACAAAGCAGGTTCTCCTCAAGGTATGGATCATCTTGTTTGTTATTACTCAGATAAGTATACTATTTCAGTCTTATTCTTCTGCTTCTTAttgtgtttctttctgttatggTGTACGCCTCAGGAACAGACTGCACACAGATTAAGACTCTGTCACCACGAGCATCCAGTGGCGTTTATACGATCCAGCCAAATGGAGCCGCGACCAAGTTTAAGGTATCGATCGAGCCAAGAAATAATAACAAAGTCATGTTTATAAGATCACagcaaacagaagcagcactGTAAACTATAACTGCAATTTATCTATCAAATGATTTCACCAGAACAAGGTTTCATTTGGTTATAGATAACAGGATACAGTTTACTTTATATTCATAACTATTAAGTTAACAATAATGTTAGACAAAAAGCACACTGAGCTTCTGGTTATATACTCGATAATATAGCCCCGACCAAGGGTGTAATTTCCCCTTATCTAAATGGATGTAAGatacataaatatttatttttctgcaaaattaccatgacattttACACAAGCTAAAATTACTTACACTGTACTTAACATACAATATAataatttctttgtttcctgtaaaaacCCGAGTTATTGTAGTGTACCTACTTTTAAGTATTCATAGGTTAGTATGATTAGattgtaatttcaaataaaatattcaatttCCATTTATTACAGGTGAATTACTCCACTACTTGTAGGCCATATTCTAAAATGTTTCTTGCTCCTTAGATAAAAAGTAGAAGTAAATGCCAGCTGAATTTCTTAATATGTGGTGAATGAACTTCTTACTCAGGTTTACTGTGAGATGCATCCAGATGGAGGCTGGACGGTGTTTCAAAAACGAAGCGGAGGAGCCGTTTCTTTCCACAGAAAATGGGCAGCATATAAAACTGGCTTTGGAAACCTGACACGTAAATAAATTACaatgattattattatgatgTAGTGATATATAATCCTAGAGATCAAGAATGGATctaacataaaaatattaaatcttTTCTTTGTAGTGTAATGtagtataaagcgctttggggtccttagggactaaataaagcactatacaaatacaggccatttaccatttatttcttTGTGCTTTGATTTTCAGAGGACCACTGGCTCGGGCTGAATAAGATTTTTTATCTTACCAAAGACAAGTCCAAGAAGTGGACAATGAGGGTGGATCTGTGGGATCATGAAGATGGGACTGCTTTCGCTGAGTACAAAAACTTTAGACTGGGAAATGAGAAAACTGCGTTCAAACTACATGTTGGGAAGTACCGTGGAAATGCAGGTACTGAAGCCTGAAGCCTGTTGAAGTTTTTACTGTCGCCatatttcttttgctttttatataCACATAAATGTTACTCACTGTTTGTTAATGCAATCAGGTGTTagatattgttctttttttgtactttaaagAAACCCTgtgaattttaaaaattcatttttcTTGATTTGTTTCCCACTCTATCCAAAGGTGAT
This window encodes:
- the LOC101471666 gene encoding angiopoietin-related protein 5, whose amino-acid sequence is MKSLVVYCGLILAFLSSCTEQAGVKRQDKAGSPQGTDCTQIKTLSPRASSGVYTIQPNGAATKFKVYCEMHPDGGWTVFQKRSGGAVSFHRKWAAYKTGFGNLTQDHWLGLNKIFYLTKDKSKKWTMRVDLWDHEDGTAFAEYKNFRLGNEKTAFKLHVGKYRGNAGDAIRGAYKGIDQNGYGFSTVDRDNDGCSPCIFGDIAVGACTVTEGGGWWYSKCGSANLNGDWHSYGEHIGWASGLHWRTWKPPAPYSAKATRMMIKSV